The DNA window TACCACATCGCTTTCCTCAGGCTTAAGCCCGCACAGCAGGCTTTCACGAATCTTGGGGGCGTTTCTCAAGATGTCCTCTTTTACCGATGGCATGGTCAAACTGCCGTGCTTGAAAACCAGTGTGGTTGCTCCATGAGCGCCAACCTTTATCGCTGCGTCACGTTGCTCAAGCCCAGCCCTAACCGCATCCGCCGCGCCTTTGACTCGAACCGCCATGTTGAACGCACTCACTGTGAGTGAGCTTCTGGGAACTTCAACAGCCGCGCTGATTCTGGATTGCAGGTTGGAAACAAGTCGTTGGCCAGTTGCCGTCAGCACGATGCCTTCGCGTGAGGTTTCTATCAACTTTGCTCTTTCAAGATGCTTGATCAATGTGCGCATAGTGCCTTCGCCTAATCCAAGCGTCTTGGCTAGGCTTATTCTGCCAATCGGGCTCTCAGTGCTAATGGTTGCCAGAGCTTTAACTATGTGAGGTTCGATTAAGTAAGGAGCCTTGCC is part of the Candidatus Bathyarchaeia archaeon genome and encodes:
- a CDS encoding DUF4443 domain-containing protein, which produces MKLLEVLEGAAGRIAPGKAPYLIEPHIVKALATISTESPIGRISLAKTLGLGEGTMRTLIKHLERAKLIETSREGIVLTATGQRLVSNLQSRISAAVEVPRSSLTVSAFNMAVRVKGAADAVRAGLEQRDAAIKVGAHGATTLVFKHGSLTMPSVKEDILRNAPKIRESLLCGLKPEESDVVVIGSGDDKLSAEYGAIAAALETLKAQRTKT